In Afipia sp. GAS231, a single window of DNA contains:
- a CDS encoding IS110 family transposase yields the protein MMAQDDRIVVGIDVAKDKVDACIRSLSLRQVCPNTGQGHRKLVAWLRKYKATRAVMEASGGYERDWAKLLRQAGVEVRIVDPKRVRSFALSAGRLAKNDVIDAEMIAWFAEIFTEAPSQTHDAAREELLALVKARIGLGDLKTRLQSQNEHAAPGLVQKTHARVLKNLVSEIAKLEAAIAAKIKASPHLAERAEIIESVPGLAETTSANLIAGMPELGQVSNKIAGALLGAAPYDDDSGHRRGERHIKGGRRWVRNAIYMPCLGAATQNNPVLKAFYDRLIAKGKKPKVVLVACMRKLIVILNIMIARRQKWDPSRYALN from the coding sequence ATGATGGCACAAGATGATCGCATTGTCGTGGGCATCGATGTGGCAAAGGACAAGGTGGATGCGTGCATTCGCTCGCTGTCATTGCGTCAGGTCTGTCCGAACACGGGACAAGGCCACCGCAAGCTGGTGGCCTGGCTTCGCAAGTACAAGGCAACCAGGGCTGTGATGGAGGCGAGCGGCGGTTACGAGCGTGACTGGGCCAAGCTACTGCGCCAGGCCGGTGTCGAGGTGCGGATCGTCGACCCCAAACGCGTCCGCAGCTTCGCGCTATCGGCCGGCCGGCTGGCAAAGAACGATGTGATCGACGCGGAGATGATCGCCTGGTTCGCCGAGATATTTACCGAGGCGCCGAGCCAGACCCACGATGCCGCACGCGAGGAGTTGCTGGCGCTGGTGAAAGCGCGCATCGGTCTGGGTGATCTCAAGACGCGCTTGCAAAGCCAAAACGAGCATGCTGCACCAGGACTGGTTCAGAAAACGCATGCCCGCGTCTTGAAGAATCTGGTCAGTGAAATTGCCAAGCTCGAGGCGGCAATTGCGGCCAAGATCAAGGCCTCGCCACACCTTGCCGAGCGTGCCGAGATCATCGAGAGCGTGCCGGGCCTCGCCGAAACGACCTCCGCCAACCTCATTGCGGGGATGCCGGAGCTTGGGCAGGTGAGCAACAAGATCGCCGGTGCGTTATTAGGCGCCGCCCCGTACGACGACGATAGCGGCCATCGGCGCGGTGAGCGTCATATCAAGGGTGGCCGCCGCTGGGTCCGCAACGCCATCTACATGCCCTGCCTCGGCGCAGCCACGCAGAACAACCCGGTGCTCAAGGCCTTCTACGACCGCCTGATTGCCAAGGGAAAGAAGCCGAAAGTGGTGCTTGTCGCCTGCATGCGCAAGCTCATCGTCATCCTCAACATCATGATCGCACGACGGCAGAAATGGGATCCCAGCCGTTACGCACTGAACTGA
- a CDS encoding Lrp/AsnC family transcriptional regulator — translation MQALDAIDRKILSQLQSDSRMTMQELADKVGLSVSPCHRRVKLLEQRGVITRYIATVDQKSLGLHVSVFISIKLARQKEEDLNRFAKAISKWDEVLECYLMTGNRDYLLRVVAADLSSYEAFLKNKLTRLDGIASIESSFALSQVKYSIALPV, via the coding sequence ATGCAAGCCCTCGATGCCATCGACCGCAAGATCCTCAGCCAGTTGCAGTCCGACAGCCGCATGACCATGCAGGAACTGGCCGACAAGGTCGGCCTGTCGGTGTCGCCCTGCCACCGCCGGGTCAAGCTCTTGGAACAGCGCGGCGTCATCACCCGCTATATCGCGACCGTCGACCAGAAATCGCTCGGTCTGCATGTCAGCGTCTTCATCTCGATCAAGCTGGCGCGGCAGAAGGAAGAGGATCTCAATCGTTTTGCCAAAGCGATCTCGAAGTGGGACGAGGTGCTGGAGTGCTACCTGATGACCGGCAACCGGGACTACCTGCTGCGCGTCGTCGCCGCCGACCTCTCGTCCTATGAGGCGTTCCTGAAGAACAAGCTGACGCGGCTCGACGGCATCGCCTCGATCGAGTCGAGCTTTGCGCTGAGCCAGGTGAAGTATTCGATCGCGCTGCCGGTGTAA
- a CDS encoding transketolase, with the protein MPIEPARLELLSALARKVLWLSSWTIHHANHIRPNVDGLKVGGHQASSASLANIMSALYFSVLRPQDRVAVKPHASPVFHAIQYLFGHQSRDKLENFRGYKGAQSYPSRTKDADDVDFSTGSVGLGVAQTLFSSLVQDYVSAHGWMKDRPEGRMIALVGDAEMDEGNIFEALLEGWKHGLRNTWWIVDYNRQSLDAVVREGLWEKFESMFRNFGWDVVIVKYGRLMQAAFAEPGGAALKRWIDNCPNQMYAALCFQGGAAFRKHLQDDIGDQGQVSQLIDRRSDDELLALMSNLGGHDMASMIEAFEAIDHDRPVCFIAYTIKGVGLPMQGHKDNHAGLMTVTQMEKWRASQNIRPGHEWDKFEGLSKPQAELEAFLADVPFNSDGRRRLTAPVIEVPQQLTFKPAAQMSTQQGFGLVLNELARGDTELASRIVTASPDVTVSTNLGAWVNRRGLFAKLENADLFRQEKIPSTFNWDYSPKGQHIELGIAEMNLFILLSALGLSHSINGARLLPVGTLYDPFIQRGLDALNYACYQDARFMVAATPSGITLAPEGGAHQSIATPLIGMAQDGLASFEPAFVDELAVIMGWGFAHMQREAGEGGSVYLRLSTRNLDQPQRIMTPDLQEDITEGAYWLREPGPNCDLVIAYTGAVAPEAIEATGFIGESHRDVGLLAVTSADRLHGGWTAARKLRRDRRGVQYLSHIEKLLAPLSRDCGIVSVIDGHPAALGWLGSVRGHRVEALGVETFGQTGTIGDLYRHHGMDANAIIDAAESLTVGAPVRHRKMAV; encoded by the coding sequence ATGCCGATCGAACCCGCACGTCTTGAATTGCTGTCCGCGCTGGCCCGCAAGGTGCTCTGGCTGTCGTCGTGGACCATCCACCACGCCAACCACATCAGGCCCAATGTCGACGGCCTCAAGGTCGGCGGGCATCAGGCGTCGTCGGCCTCGCTCGCCAATATCATGTCGGCGCTCTATTTCTCGGTGCTGCGGCCGCAGGACCGCGTCGCGGTCAAGCCGCATGCCAGCCCGGTGTTTCACGCCATCCAGTATCTGTTCGGGCATCAGAGCCGCGACAAACTGGAGAATTTCCGCGGCTACAAGGGCGCGCAATCCTATCCGTCGCGCACCAAGGACGCCGACGACGTCGATTTCTCCACCGGCTCGGTCGGCCTCGGTGTGGCGCAGACGCTGTTCTCCTCGCTGGTGCAGGATTACGTCAGCGCCCATGGCTGGATGAAGGACCGGCCGGAGGGGCGGATGATCGCGCTGGTCGGCGATGCCGAGATGGACGAGGGCAACATCTTCGAGGCGTTGCTGGAAGGCTGGAAGCACGGCCTGCGCAACACCTGGTGGATCGTCGACTACAATCGCCAGAGCCTCGATGCCGTCGTGCGCGAAGGGCTGTGGGAAAAATTCGAATCCATGTTCCGCAATTTCGGCTGGGACGTGGTCATCGTGAAATATGGACGCCTGATGCAGGCGGCGTTCGCCGAACCGGGCGGCGCGGCGCTGAAGCGCTGGATCGATAATTGCCCGAACCAGATGTATGCCGCGCTGTGTTTCCAGGGCGGCGCTGCCTTCCGCAAGCATCTGCAGGACGACATCGGCGACCAGGGCCAGGTGTCGCAACTGATCGACCGGCGCAGCGACGACGAATTGCTGGCGCTGATGTCCAACCTCGGCGGACACGACATGGCCAGCATGATCGAGGCGTTCGAGGCCATCGACCACGATCGCCCGGTTTGCTTCATCGCCTACACCATCAAGGGCGTCGGCCTGCCGATGCAGGGCCACAAGGACAACCATGCCGGACTGATGACGGTCACGCAGATGGAGAAATGGCGCGCTTCGCAGAACATCCGGCCCGGCCACGAATGGGACAAGTTCGAGGGCCTGTCGAAACCGCAAGCCGAACTCGAAGCGTTTCTGGCGGATGTGCCGTTCAACAGCGACGGCCGCCGCCGCCTGACCGCGCCTGTGATCGAGGTGCCGCAACAATTGACCTTCAAGCCGGCGGCGCAGATGTCGACGCAGCAGGGCTTTGGGCTGGTGCTCAATGAACTCGCGCGCGGCGACACCGAACTGGCTTCGCGGATCGTCACCGCGTCGCCCGACGTCACCGTGTCGACCAATCTCGGCGCCTGGGTCAACCGCCGTGGGCTGTTTGCCAAGTTGGAGAATGCCGACCTGTTCCGGCAGGAGAAAATCCCCTCGACCTTCAACTGGGATTATTCGCCAAAGGGCCAGCACATCGAACTCGGCATCGCCGAGATGAACCTGTTCATCCTGCTGTCGGCGCTCGGCCTGTCGCATTCGATCAACGGCGCGCGGCTGCTGCCGGTCGGCACGCTGTACGATCCCTTCATCCAGCGCGGCCTCGATGCGCTGAACTATGCCTGCTACCAGGACGCGCGGTTCATGGTGGCGGCGACGCCATCAGGCATCACGCTGGCGCCGGAAGGCGGCGCGCACCAATCCATTGCCACGCCGCTGATCGGCATGGCGCAGGACGGGCTGGCCTCGTTCGAGCCGGCTTTCGTCGATGAACTGGCCGTGATCATGGGCTGGGGCTTTGCGCACATGCAGCGCGAAGCCGGCGAGGGCGGATCGGTGTATTTGCGGCTGTCGACCCGCAACCTCGACCAGCCGCAACGGATCATGACGCCGGACCTGCAAGAGGACATCACCGAGGGCGCCTACTGGCTGCGCGAGCCGGGGCCGAACTGCGATCTCGTCATCGCCTATACCGGCGCGGTGGCGCCGGAGGCGATCGAGGCTACAGGCTTCATCGGCGAAAGCCATCGCGACGTCGGCCTGCTCGCCGTCACGTCAGCCGACCGGCTGCATGGCGGCTGGACCGCCGCGCGGAAACTGCGCCGCGACCGCCGCGGCGTGCAGTATCTCAGCCATATCGAAAAGTTGCTGGCGCCGTTGTCGCGGGATTGCGGCATTGTCAGCGTGATCGACGGCCATCCGGCGGCCCTCGGCTGGCTCGGCAGCGTGCGCGGCCACCGGGTCGAGGCGCTCGGCGTCGAGACATTTGGGCAAACAGGCACGATCGGCGACCTCTACCGCCACCACGGCATGGACGCCAACGCCATCATCGATGCGGCGGAAAGCCTCACCGTTGGCGCGCCGGTGCGGCATCGAAAAATGGCGGTTTAG
- a CDS encoding lectin: MPDRLTPGEPLFTNASITSGDGRFRLIMQTDGNLVVYRNSDNRALWATGTAGTDVHRAVMQTDGNLVLYHVSNAPAWASNTAGKPGSFLVMQNDGNLVIYQPIVPVWASNTVQ; this comes from the coding sequence ATGCCCGATCGTTTGACTCCCGGAGAACCATTGTTCACCAACGCATCCATTACCTCTGGCGATGGCCGCTTTCGTCTGATCATGCAGACCGACGGCAACCTCGTGGTCTATCGAAACAGCGACAACCGCGCGCTCTGGGCCACCGGCACCGCGGGGACCGATGTCCATCGCGCCGTGATGCAGACCGACGGCAATCTGGTCCTTTACCACGTCAGCAACGCACCGGCATGGGCCTCGAACACGGCCGGAAAGCCCGGCAGTTTCCTCGTCATGCAAAATGACGGAAACCTCGTGATCTATCAGCCGATCGTGCCGGTCTGGGCTTCCAACACCGTTCAGTGA
- a CDS encoding aldehyde dehydrogenase family protein — protein MVNRMQFYIDGAWVDPAVKKSTPVVNPATEEAMYDIALGSKADVDKAVAAAKRAFLTYSQTSREERVALLEKVMEVYKGRMKEIGAAVSDEMGAPLPMAERLQAGAGLGHIASTLEVLKNYHFEENIGTATVLREPVGVIGMITPWNWPLNQIACKVAPALAAGCTMILKPSEFTPSSALIFAEILHEAGVPKGVFNLVNGLGPEVGAAMSEHPDIDMISFTGSTRAGVDVAKRAAPTVKRVSQELGGKSPNVILEGADLTKAVTGGVMHMFNNSGQSCNAPSRMIVPQSKMKEVAAIAKAVADKTKAGDPRAEGTTIGPVVSRIQWDKIQALIHKGIEEGATLVAGGPGLPEGVNKGFYVRPTIFADVTNDMTIAREEIFGPVLTILGAKDEAEAVKIANDTPYGLAGYVTGDTVESARRVGRQIRAGNVNLQGVPNDRTAPFGGYKQSGNGREWGKYGLEEYLEVKAVAGYNAA, from the coding sequence ATGGTCAACCGCATGCAATTCTACATCGATGGCGCCTGGGTCGATCCCGCCGTCAAGAAGTCCACGCCCGTCGTCAACCCGGCGACCGAAGAGGCGATGTATGACATTGCGCTCGGCTCCAAGGCCGACGTCGACAAGGCGGTCGCCGCCGCTAAACGCGCTTTCCTGACCTATTCGCAGACCAGCCGCGAGGAGCGTGTCGCCCTGCTCGAGAAGGTCATGGAGGTCTACAAGGGCCGCATGAAGGAAATCGGCGCTGCGGTGTCCGACGAGATGGGCGCGCCGCTGCCGATGGCCGAACGCCTGCAGGCCGGCGCCGGCCTCGGCCACATCGCTTCCACCCTGGAAGTGCTGAAGAACTATCATTTCGAGGAAAACATCGGCACCGCTACGGTGCTGCGCGAGCCGGTCGGCGTCATCGGCATGATCACGCCCTGGAACTGGCCGTTGAACCAGATCGCCTGCAAGGTCGCGCCCGCGCTCGCCGCCGGCTGCACCATGATCCTGAAGCCGTCTGAGTTCACGCCGTCCTCGGCATTGATCTTCGCGGAAATCCTGCATGAAGCCGGCGTGCCGAAGGGCGTGTTCAACCTCGTCAACGGCCTCGGCCCGGAGGTTGGTGCTGCCATGAGCGAGCACCCGGACATCGACATGATCTCGTTCACCGGCTCGACCCGCGCCGGCGTCGACGTCGCCAAGCGCGCCGCGCCGACCGTGAAGCGCGTCAGCCAGGAGCTCGGCGGCAAGTCGCCGAACGTCATCCTCGAAGGCGCCGACCTCACCAAGGCCGTCACCGGCGGCGTGATGCACATGTTCAACAACTCCGGACAGTCCTGCAACGCGCCGTCGCGGATGATCGTGCCGCAGTCGAAGATGAAGGAAGTCGCCGCGATCGCCAAGGCGGTTGCCGACAAGACCAAGGCGGGCGATCCGCGCGCCGAAGGCACCACCATCGGCCCGGTGGTCTCGCGCATCCAGTGGGACAAGATCCAGGCGCTGATCCACAAGGGCATCGAGGAAGGTGCAACGCTTGTGGCCGGCGGTCCCGGTCTGCCCGAGGGCGTCAACAAGGGCTTCTACGTTCGCCCGACCATCTTCGCCGACGTCACCAACGACATGACGATTGCGCGGGAGGAAATCTTCGGACCGGTGCTGACGATCCTCGGCGCCAAGGATGAAGCGGAGGCGGTGAAGATCGCCAACGACACGCCCTATGGCCTGGCCGGTTACGTCACCGGCGACACCGTGGAAAGCGCGCGCCGTGTCGGCCGCCAGATCCGCGCCGGCAACGTCAACCTGCAGGGCGTGCCCAACGACCGCACCGCGCCGTTCGGCGGCTACAAGCAGTCCGGCAACGGCCGCGAGTGGGGCAAGTACGGTCTGGAAGAGTATCTCGAAGTGAAGGCGGTCGCCGGCTATAACGCCGCGTAA
- a CDS encoding SMP-30/gluconolactonase/LRE family protein translates to MSEASSHAAGWRPATCYPDPAIHALDPRFEKYWLKLSAVERLTTGLRWAEGPVYFGDGRYLLCSDIPNQRILKWEEETGTTSIYRKPSNFANGNTRDRQGRLVTCEHGGRRVTRTEYDGSITVLIDSFDGKRLNSPNDVVVKSDGSIWFSDPTFGLLGNYEGYKASSEIDANVYRLDGATGKATIVAEGVLGPNGLCFSPDEKILYVVESRGVPNRKILAYDVSPGGDKISNKRIFIDAGPGTPDGMRCDIDGNLWCGWGMGDPELDGVVVYAPDGVMIGRIALPERCANLCFGGVKRNRLFMAASQSIYALYVNTQGALGG, encoded by the coding sequence ATGTCCGAGGCATCATCTCATGCGGCCGGCTGGCGTCCGGCGACCTGTTATCCCGATCCGGCGATCCATGCGCTCGATCCGCGCTTCGAGAAATACTGGCTGAAGCTGTCGGCGGTGGAACGGCTGACCACCGGCCTGCGCTGGGCCGAAGGCCCGGTGTATTTCGGCGACGGGCGCTACCTGCTCTGCAGCGATATTCCGAACCAGCGCATCCTCAAATGGGAAGAGGAGACCGGCACCACAAGCATCTACCGCAAGCCGTCGAACTTCGCCAACGGCAATACCCGCGACCGGCAGGGACGTCTCGTCACCTGCGAGCACGGCGGCCGCCGCGTCACCCGCACCGAATATGACGGCTCGATCACGGTGCTGATCGACTCATTCGACGGCAAGCGGCTGAACTCGCCCAACGACGTCGTCGTGAAATCCGACGGCTCGATCTGGTTCAGCGATCCGACCTTCGGCCTGCTCGGCAATTACGAGGGCTACAAGGCCAGTTCCGAGATCGACGCCAATGTCTACCGGCTCGACGGCGCCACCGGCAAAGCCACGATCGTCGCCGAAGGCGTGCTCGGACCGAACGGGCTGTGCTTCTCGCCGGACGAGAAGATCCTCTACGTCGTGGAGTCCCGCGGCGTGCCGAACCGCAAGATCCTCGCCTACGACGTGTCGCCCGGCGGCGACAAGATCTCCAACAAGCGCATCTTCATCGATGCCGGTCCCGGCACGCCCGACGGCATGCGCTGCGACATCGACGGCAATCTGTGGTGCGGCTGGGGCATGGGCGATCCCGAACTCGACGGCGTCGTGGTCTACGCGCCCGACGGCGTCATGATCGGTCGTATCGCGCTGCCCGAGCGCTGCGCCAATCTTTGTTTCGGCGGCGTCAAGCGCAACCGCCTCTTCATGGCCGCGAGCCAGTCGATCTACGCGCTCTACGTGAATACGCAGGGCGCGCTCGGGGGATAA
- a CDS encoding NAD(P)-dependent oxidoreductase yields MPRILMTGAAGGIGTSLRKLLPPIYPDLVLSDLKAPADLGNNEKFMAADLADPAAVEALCDGVDGILHFGGYSVEGPWDAILQSNIIGGYNLFEAARKKGVKRVVFASSNHAVGFYPRHHRIGTDVTARPDSRYGVSKVFGEAVGALYADKYGLGVTCIRIGNFGEAPLDHRRLSIWLKPEDLVQLCRIGLDHPDIHFEVLYGASYNERGWWDNHRAYDLGYRPTGRGEDFREHAMAEQAKLKPDPVGDFYQGGAFCSMEFAGDKSRIVDWKK; encoded by the coding sequence ATGCCACGCATATTGATGACCGGCGCCGCCGGCGGGATCGGCACATCCTTGCGCAAGCTGTTGCCGCCGATCTATCCGGACCTCGTGCTGAGCGACCTGAAGGCGCCGGCCGATCTCGGCAACAACGAGAAATTCATGGCGGCCGATCTGGCCGATCCCGCGGCGGTCGAGGCGCTCTGCGACGGCGTCGACGGCATCCTGCATTTCGGCGGCTATTCGGTCGAGGGTCCCTGGGACGCTATCCTGCAGTCGAACATCATCGGCGGCTACAACCTGTTCGAGGCCGCGCGCAAGAAGGGCGTCAAGCGCGTGGTGTTCGCCTCGTCGAACCATGCGGTCGGCTTCTATCCACGCCACCACCGCATCGGCACCGACGTCACCGCGCGGCCGGATAGTCGTTATGGCGTCAGCAAGGTGTTCGGCGAGGCCGTCGGCGCGCTCTATGCCGACAAGTATGGCCTTGGCGTCACCTGTATACGCATCGGCAATTTCGGCGAAGCGCCGCTCGACCATCGCCGGCTTTCGATCTGGCTGAAGCCGGAAGACCTGGTGCAGCTCTGCCGGATCGGGCTCGACCATCCCGACATTCATTTCGAGGTGCTCTACGGCGCCTCCTACAACGAGCGCGGCTGGTGGGACAACCATCGCGCCTACGACCTCGGCTACCGGCCGACCGGCCGCGGCGAAGACTTTCGCGAGCATGCGATGGCCGAGCAGGCCAAGCTCAAACCCGACCCGGTCGGCGATTTCTACCAGGGCGGCGCGTTCTGCAGCATGGAGTTCGCGGGCGACAAGAGCAGGATCGTGGACTGGAAGAAGTAG
- a CDS encoding invasion associated locus B family protein: MKRALVLSAVIAARAGCGAAEAASDPRATQLTYQPWAKICVNRPDGNSDCFISSGAKGACQPSGGGIAVWIRDGKQRSLSVNLVTKRMLDGTLAVRIDQGVPIAVPDPNCGELGCRGKLDIDTDFIEGLKHARAISVEAMTRDHQTVSLPFALAGFAEAFDGPAGGPPKVAEMSSDELKERSKRSANLPPCE; this comes from the coding sequence ATGAAACGCGCGCTGGTGTTGTCGGCAGTGATCGCGGCGCGTGCCGGATGTGGCGCCGCCGAAGCCGCCAGCGACCCAAGGGCCACGCAACTCACCTATCAGCCCTGGGCCAAGATTTGCGTCAATCGGCCCGACGGCAATTCGGATTGCTTCATTTCGTCCGGCGCGAAGGGCGCGTGTCAGCCTTCCGGTGGCGGCATCGCGGTCTGGATCCGCGACGGCAAACAGCGAAGCCTGTCGGTCAATCTGGTGACGAAGCGCATGCTCGACGGCACGCTTGCCGTCCGCATCGATCAGGGCGTTCCGATCGCGGTTCCTGATCCGAACTGCGGGGAACTAGGCTGCCGCGGCAAGCTGGATATCGACACCGATTTCATTGAAGGCCTGAAGCATGCGCGCGCGATCAGCGTCGAGGCGATGACGCGCGATCATCAAACTGTCAGCCTTCCGTTTGCGCTCGCAGGTTTCGCGGAAGCTTTCGATGGCCCGGCTGGCGGGCCGCCGAAGGTTGCCGAGATGAGCAGCGACGAACTGAAGGAACGATCGAAGCGCTCAGCCAATCTGCCACCGTGTGAGTGA
- a CDS encoding GntR family transcriptional regulator, with protein sequence MKPQDSVSDASALTREEEQAEVIRRLEEDIIFGRFAPGSRLVEDTLMTRYGASRHFVRQGLFQLERQGIVLREKNIGATVRFYSAEEVRQIYEVREMLTRQAALMIALPAPTGLIDQLSELQRQYCARADAQDLRGIHETNDAFHVALFSACGNPYLVRSLQDYMNLTLPMRAKNLADKEGLALSRRQHELMIELLKGRDSWALAQLCVDHMQFSKSDYLDRIADNKNP encoded by the coding sequence ATGAAGCCACAGGACTCAGTGAGCGACGCTTCCGCGCTGACGCGCGAGGAGGAACAGGCGGAAGTCATTCGCCGCCTGGAGGAGGACATCATCTTCGGCCGCTTCGCGCCGGGTTCGCGGCTGGTCGAGGACACGCTGATGACGCGCTACGGCGCCAGCCGGCATTTCGTGCGCCAGGGCCTGTTCCAGCTCGAGCGCCAGGGCATCGTACTGCGCGAGAAAAATATCGGCGCCACCGTGCGGTTCTATTCGGCCGAGGAAGTGCGGCAGATCTACGAGGTGCGGGAGATGCTGACGCGGCAGGCCGCGCTGATGATCGCGCTGCCCGCACCGACGGGCCTGATCGACCAGTTGAGCGAATTGCAGCGGCAATATTGCGCGAGGGCCGACGCGCAGGATCTGCGCGGCATTCACGAGACCAACGACGCGTTTCATGTCGCGCTGTTCTCGGCCTGCGGCAATCCCTATCTGGTACGGTCGCTGCAGGACTACATGAACCTGACCTTGCCGATGCGGGCCAAGAATCTCGCCGACAAGGAAGGGCTCGCTTTATCCCGCCGCCAGCATGAATTGATGATCGAGCTGTTGAAAGGCCGCGACAGCTGGGCGCTGGCGCAGCTCTGCGTCGATCACATGCAGTTCAGCAAGTCTGATTATCTCGACCGCATCGCGGATAACAAGAATCCGTAA
- a CDS encoding Gfo/Idh/MocA family protein — MNQPLRIGLVGAGMVSRHHLIAWATLSDQARVVAVADPSADNAARRAGEFGIAQTYPSAEAMLAATDLDAIDIAAPREMHAPLVRLAAGKQLPVLCQKPLAPNLQEAADLAAEVAHQTRLMVHENWRFRGYYRDAAAWLREGRIGNIRQAQLTLLTSGVLPGPDGLCPALERQPFMRGERRMLVAEVLIHHLDTLRMLLGPLRVTAARLSRSSDQLMGEDGAVIQLETGNGAAVSVFASFAAHGHPAAQVDRLEILGDKGAISLDGARLVCSGASPGEQVYDLAVEYQGSYNRTIAHFVTSLHDNTPFETAPQDNLETLRLVEDCYRLSGWEALR, encoded by the coding sequence ATGAACCAGCCGTTGCGCATTGGCCTTGTCGGCGCCGGCATGGTGAGCCGCCACCATCTGATCGCCTGGGCCACCCTATCAGATCAAGCCCGCGTCGTGGCGGTCGCCGATCCCTCCGCGGACAATGCCGCGCGGCGCGCCGGCGAATTCGGGATCGCGCAGACCTACCCCAGCGCCGAGGCGATGCTGGCGGCAACTGACCTCGACGCCATCGATATCGCAGCCCCGCGCGAGATGCACGCACCGCTGGTGCGGCTCGCAGCCGGCAAGCAACTGCCGGTGCTGTGCCAGAAGCCGCTCGCACCCAATTTGCAGGAAGCTGCCGACCTCGCCGCCGAGGTCGCCCATCAGACCCGGCTGATGGTGCACGAGAACTGGCGCTTTCGCGGCTATTACCGCGACGCCGCCGCGTGGCTGCGCGAAGGCCGCATCGGCAATATCAGGCAGGCGCAACTCACGCTGCTGACTTCGGGCGTGCTGCCGGGCCCCGACGGGCTCTGCCCGGCGCTGGAGCGGCAGCCCTTCATGCGCGGGGAACGGCGCATGCTGGTTGCGGAAGTCTTGATCCATCATCTCGATACGCTGCGCATGCTGCTCGGACCATTGCGCGTGACGGCGGCGCGGCTGTCGCGATCGAGCGACCAGCTCATGGGCGAGGACGGCGCAGTGATCCAGCTTGAGACCGGCAATGGCGCTGCCGTTTCGGTCTTCGCCAGCTTTGCCGCGCATGGCCATCCGGCCGCCCAGGTCGACCGCCTCGAGATTCTCGGCGACAAGGGCGCGATCAGCCTCGACGGAGCGCGGCTCGTCTGCTCCGGCGCGTCGCCGGGGGAGCAGGTCTACGATCTCGCCGTCGAGTATCAGGGCTCCTACAATCGGACGATCGCGCATTTCGTGACATCGTTACACGACAACACGCCGTTCGAGACCGCGCCGCAGGACAATCTCGAAACACTGCGTCTGGTCGAGGATTGCTATCGGCTGTCCGGCTGGGAGGCTTTGCGATGA